The Agreia sp. COWG nucleotide sequence GCCAGCGCGGGGAAGACCAGCGCGACGAAGCCGGCCGCTACAGAGACGATGCCCTGGAACAGCAGCCAGCCCCAGCCGCTTCCTGGCGTTCTGATCTGTAACGAATGGATGATGGCGGTCACGCCGTCGATAATCGCGTAGATCCCGAAGACGATCACAACCCCGGTGAGCGCGGCGAGGGGTGCGACGAGGGCGATGATCCCGAAAACGACGGCGAAGATGCCCCGAAGGAGCACGATCCACCAGATTCCCTTGGCGATGGCTGTGAGTGGAGTGGTCATGACCCATACGGTAGTGCCCGGAGGGGTCAGGGTGTGAGGACCACCTTGATGCAGCCGTCCTCCTTCTTCTGAAAGATGTCGTACATAGCGGGTGCCTCCTCGAGCGAGACCCTGTGGGTCACGAGGTCGAGCACGCCGAACGGATCGGCCGGATCCTCGACCAGCGGCAGCAGCTCGTCGATCCAACGCCGCACGTTGCACTGCCCCATGCGCACGGATACCTGCTTGTCGAACATGGACTTCATCGGCATGGGGTCGGCCTCGCCACCATAGACGCCGCTGAGCGAGACGGTGCCGCCGCGTCGTACGAGATCGAGGGCCGTGTGCACGGCCGCGAGCCTGTCTACGCCCGCCTTCTCCATCGTGGGTCGTGCGATCGCGTCGGGCAGAAGACCGACCACAGCCTGGGCGAAGCCGGCGCCGGGGGAGCCGTGAGCTTCCATGCCGACCGCATCCACGACCGAATCGGGACCGCGACCGTCTGTCAGATCACGCAGGGACTCGACGATGTCGTTGTCGAGGTCGAAGGTCTCCGCGCCGTGCCTGTCGGCCATCTGCCGCCTCTCGCTGACGGGGTCGACGGCGAGCACGCGGTACCCCAGGTGGGTTCCTACCCGCGAGACGAACTGGCCGACGGGGCCGAGGCCCAATACGGCGAGGGTTCCGCCTTCTGGAACGTTCGCGTACTGCACCGCCTGCCAGGCGGTCGGCAGAATGTCGCTCAGGAACAGATAGCGATCGTCGGGCCCGTCGGCACCCACCTTCACTGCGTTGTAATCTGCCAGGGGAACCCGAAGCAGCTCGGCCTGCCCGCCCGGAACCTGTCCGTAGAGCTTCGTGTAGCCGAACAGGGCGGCACCCGACCCCTGCCCGCGCACCTGTGTCGTCTCGCACTGCGACTGCAACCCCCGCGAACACATGTAGCAGTGCCCGCAGGCGATGTTGAACGTCACCACCACTCGGTCGCCGACGCTCAGCCCGCGAACCTCGCTGCCGATCTCCTCGACGATGCCCATCGGTTCATGGCCCAGGATGTCTCCGCGATCGAGGAAGGGACCGAACAGCTCGTAGAGGTGCAGGTCCGATCCGCAGATCGCCGTCGAGGTGATACGCACGATCGCGTCGGTCGGCTCGAGTATCTCGGGGTCCGCGACGGTCTCGACGTGGACGTTTCGCTTGCCTTGCCAGGTGAGTGCTCTCATTCCTCCATGGTGCGATGGACCGAGCGGATGTCTTCGGAGGCTAGACACCATGACCGGCGCAGTGTACGTGCGCGGGGGTGTGCACGGGCGACCGGTCAGGATTCGCCGGTAGGGTCGGGTGCGAAGAAATCCACGATCAACGGTGACGATCTGAGAGGTTCGCGGCGGTATGACAGACAGTCCGGCCCGGGCGACGCCCTATGAGGTCCTCGGCGTGGCTGCGACGGCGAGCGACGACGAGCTGCGTCGGGCGTATCGCCGGAGGCTTCGCGAGACGCACCCGGACACCGGAGGCAGCGCGGCGCGCTTCCAGGCCGTCCAGGCGGCGTGGCAGGTGCTGGGCGATCCGGTCAGTCGATCCGGTTATGACCGTGGCTCGGCACCGAATCGTGAGAACGGATCGGCGGCTCGACCGACGGGGTCGTCCGGCTGGGCCGCGCGCGAGCCTGCTCCGTCGACGGCGTCGTCGCTCAAGGCACGCTCGTACGGTCACCCCGGCGGGCAGGCGCGGGAACGCTTTCTGTCGCTGATCAGGGAGTGGGCGGGGCGCGGCGCCGATCTCGGCGATCCGTATGAGCCCGGTCTCGTCCGCAGCGCGCCCCGAGAGATCCGGTGGCTGCTCGGCAAAGCGCTTGCAGAAGAACGCACGGCGCGCACGCTCTCCGATCTCGGCATGGGCTTCACGATCTGGAACGACGTGGCGACGCCGACCGGTCAGAAGATCGATCATGTGGTGCTCGGGCCGGCGGGGCTTCTGGCGGTGCTGTCCGAAGACTGGGGCGCCCCGGTTCGGCTGCACAGGGGTGAGGTCGTAGGGGAGACCGTCGCCGATGGGGAGCAGCCCATCCGCGATCTGGTGCGGGCATCTCGAAAACTGGCGAAGTCCCTCGGCGTTCGGTTCGACGGGCACGTGATCGTCGTCCCCGACGATTCGCTCGACGAGGCGGAGATCGTCGAACGCGGTCGCAACGCCGGCTCCGTCGTGATCGGTCGCTCCCGCCTGGCCCAGGTCATGCGCGAGGGCGTGGCTCCGCATGATGCCCGGCGCCTGGGCGATGTGTTCGAGGTTCGCACGCGCGTGCAGCAGGGCGTGCGTTTTGTCTGACGTCCTCGGGGCCCCATCCATCCGTCGGGTGCACGATGTCATCGCCTCTCCCCTCGGGCCGCTCACCGTGGCGGGAACCGACTCCGGTGCGCTGTCGGGAATCTTCTTCGAGGGTCACAGCCACCCCCCGAAAGACACGCTCCTTGGTGAGCGCTCGATAAAGGCCTTCGAGCACGCTCGCGTTCAGCTCGACGAGTACTTCGCCGGATCACGCCGTGTCTTCGATCTCGCGCTCGATCCGGTCGGGGAGCCCTTCCAGCTCCGGGTCTGGGCCGCTCTCGCGCAGATTCCGTGGGGCGAGATGCGCAGCTACGGCGACATCGCGTTGCAGCTCGGCGGGCCGCACCTCGCCCGAGCCGTTGGCGCGGCGAATGGCCGCAACCCGCTGTCGATCATCGTGCCGTGCCATCGCGTCGTCGGCGCATCCGGCCGTCTGACCGGATACGCGGGCGGTCTCGAGCGAAAGCGTCACCTTCTGCTGCTCGAGCAGGACGACATCGTTCGGCCGGATCGTCTGTTCTAGAGGTCAGTGGCCGCGAAGCTTCTCGATGTCACGACGTTCCCGCTTCGTGGGACGGCCGGCCCCTCGATCCCTGATCGGCACGAACGGGACCTCCTCGCGGGGAGGCGCCGGCGGAGTGTTGTCGGTCAGACACTCCGCTGCCACCTGGGCGCTGACTCGCTTCAGCAGCAGTCGCTTCACCACGACGATGCGCTCGGTGTCGGTGATGCGCACACGCACCTCGTCACCCACGCGCACGGACTGGGCGGCCTTCGCCTTTGCTCCGTTGACCTCGACGTGTCCGGCACGGCATGCGGCGGTTGCCCCGGACCGAGTCTTCGCGAGTCGCACGGACCAGATCCAGCTGTCGACGCGCGCCGTCGTGAGGGTGTCCATCCCACGACTCTACGACGACCCTCGACGGCATCGTCGAGGTGACAGCACCCCCCCGAGTAGAACATATGTTCTATTCGGAGTAGCCTGACGTCATGACCATCGAATACCAGGCCTCGCTGTTCGACACCGTCGATGCCCAACCGATCGTGGGCGAGCTCCCGGGGAACGTTCGCCGCATCGAACTCGATCATGGTGCCTGGATCGATGTTCGTCCTTCGTGGGTCGTCAACTCCGACGCGCTGTTCGAGAGCCTCGTCACCGACGTCGACTGGAAGACGGATCGCCGCGAGATGTACGACCGCGTCGTCGCCGTGCCGCGCCTCGTCAGTTGGTTCGGGCCGCAGCAGGCGCTCCCGCACCCGACTCTTACTCGCGCCAAGCAGGCGCTCAACGACTATTACGAGGCGGCCGGCAAGCAGGCGTTCGCCACGGCCGGGTTGTGCTTCTACCGCACGGGCACCGACAGTGTGGCGTGGCACGGCGACCGCGTCGGCGCGGCGCTGCACGACGACACGAGGGTCGCCATCCTGTCTGTCGGATCGGAACGCGTGCTCTCTGTGCGACCGAAGGGGGGTGGAGAGGTGTCGCGCTACCCGGTGGGGCACGGAGACCTCATCGTGATGGGAGGCAGCTGCCAGCGCACCTACGAGCACGCCATCCTCAAGACTGCTCGAGCAGTCGGCCCGCGCATCAGCGTGCAGTTCAGGCCGGATTGGTCGCGCAACGACGCGTCGTGAGGCTCGGTCTCACACGCTGCGCGCCAGCCTCGCCAGCTGCTGGTCGAAGGGAACGACCTCGTCTCTGGTCGCGACGACGGAGCTGCGGCCCTCGAGGAGTGTGGCCAGTTCGATGGCGGCTCGGGTGATTCGTGCCGAGAGGTCTCCGTCTGGGCCGGATGCTCCACCCCAGTCCTCAGAGGCCGCGAACACCGAGGTGGGTACGACGATCGCCTGCAGGTAGGCGAACAGCGGGCGGAGGGCGAACTCCAGTGCCAGGGAGTGTCGTGCGGTTCCGCCCGTCGCGGCGATCAGCACGGGCTTGCCCGCCAGTGATCGCGTCTCGAGGATGTCGAAGAACGACTTGAAGAGTCCGCTGTACGACGAGGTGAAGATCGGGCTGACCGCGATGAT carries:
- a CDS encoding zinc-dependent alcohol dehydrogenase, whose amino-acid sequence is MRALTWQGKRNVHVETVADPEILEPTDAIVRITSTAICGSDLHLYELFGPFLDRGDILGHEPMGIVEEIGSEVRGLSVGDRVVVTFNIACGHCYMCSRGLQSQCETTQVRGQGSGAALFGYTKLYGQVPGGQAELLRVPLADYNAVKVGADGPDDRYLFLSDILPTAWQAVQYANVPEGGTLAVLGLGPVGQFVSRVGTHLGYRVLAVDPVSERRQMADRHGAETFDLDNDIVESLRDLTDGRGPDSVVDAVGMEAHGSPGAGFAQAVVGLLPDAIARPTMEKAGVDRLAAVHTALDLVRRGGTVSLSGVYGGEADPMPMKSMFDKQVSVRMGQCNVRRWIDELLPLVEDPADPFGVLDLVTHRVSLEEAPAMYDIFQKKEDGCIKVVLTP
- a CDS encoding DnaJ domain-containing protein; its protein translation is MTDSPARATPYEVLGVAATASDDELRRAYRRRLRETHPDTGGSAARFQAVQAAWQVLGDPVSRSGYDRGSAPNRENGSAARPTGSSGWAAREPAPSTASSLKARSYGHPGGQARERFLSLIREWAGRGADLGDPYEPGLVRSAPREIRWLLGKALAEERTARTLSDLGMGFTIWNDVATPTGQKIDHVVLGPAGLLAVLSEDWGAPVRLHRGEVVGETVADGEQPIRDLVRASRKLAKSLGVRFDGHVIVVPDDSLDEAEIVERGRNAGSVVIGRSRLAQVMREGVAPHDARRLGDVFEVRTRVQQGVRFV
- a CDS encoding methylated-DNA--[protein]-cysteine S-methyltransferase, with translation MSDVLGAPSIRRVHDVIASPLGPLTVAGTDSGALSGIFFEGHSHPPKDTLLGERSIKAFEHARVQLDEYFAGSRRVFDLALDPVGEPFQLRVWAALAQIPWGEMRSYGDIALQLGGPHLARAVGAANGRNPLSIIVPCHRVVGASGRLTGYAGGLERKRHLLLLEQDDIVRPDRLF
- a CDS encoding RNA-binding S4 domain-containing protein: MDTLTTARVDSWIWSVRLAKTRSGATAACRAGHVEVNGAKAKAAQSVRVGDEVRVRITDTERIVVVKRLLLKRVSAQVAAECLTDNTPPAPPREEVPFVPIRDRGAGRPTKRERRDIEKLRGH
- a CDS encoding alpha-ketoglutarate-dependent dioxygenase AlkB; translated protein: MTIEYQASLFDTVDAQPIVGELPGNVRRIELDHGAWIDVRPSWVVNSDALFESLVTDVDWKTDRREMYDRVVAVPRLVSWFGPQQALPHPTLTRAKQALNDYYEAAGKQAFATAGLCFYRTGTDSVAWHGDRVGAALHDDTRVAILSVGSERVLSVRPKGGGEVSRYPVGHGDLIVMGGSCQRTYEHAILKTARAVGPRISVQFRPDWSRNDAS
- a CDS encoding FMN reductase; translation: MDKTIAIISAGLSQPSSTRLLADRLGEATAEALRDAGSQATVVVIELRDLAHDITDNLLTGFPSPTLRAAIDTVTASDAIIAVSPIFTSSYSGLFKSFFDILETRSLAGKPVLIAATGGTARHSLALEFALRPLFAYLQAIVVPTSVFAASEDWGGASGPDGDLSARITRAAIELATLLEGRSSVVATRDEVVPFDQQLARLARSV